The DNA window ATGCTCATCTACAGCTATTTTTAAGTCTTCATCAGAATAATCAAAATTATTATCTATTTTATAATAATAAATCAGTGCATCTACATATTCTCGTATTTCACCGCTAAATTGCCAGCTGTTAAAGTACGGCTTCGTAGTAAGCATGTCTCTATTATTATAAATATCAACCGCAGCTAAAGCAGATATAGAAAGGATGTATACAGATAGAATCAGGATAAGAAAACATGTGCTCTTATTTTTCAATTTTGTATCCAATTCCCCACACCACCTTTAGGTATTCAGGCTCTTTAGGATTGATTTCTATCTTTTCTCGTATTCTCCTAATGTGTACTGCTACTGTATTATCTGCATTAAAGTAGGGTTCTTTCCAAACACGTTCATATATTTCTTCAATAGAGAAAACTCTTCCACGGTTCTCCATTAATAGTTCAAGTATTTTGTATTCTATAGGTGTAAGTCTTATTTCTTCTCCATCTACTGTAACCATCTTGGTATCTTTATTTAGTATGAGTCCATTTACATTTATTTCTTCACTGCTGTGTTTGTAATTACCAAGGTTAATATACCTTCTCAGCTGTGACTTTACCCTGGCCACAAGCTCCATAGGATTAAAGGGCTTAGTAATATAATCATCCGCGCCTACATTTAAGCCTAATATTTTATCAGTATCCTCAGATTTTGCTGAAAGCATAATTATGGGGATATTCTTGCTTTCTCTTATTTTGAATGTAGCCTTTATTCCGTCCATTCTAGGCATCATTATGTCCATTAATATAAGGTGTATATCCTCCTCTTCTAATACCATAAGTCCATCTAATCCATCCTTTGCTTTAAATACCTTAATTCCCTCGTTTTTAAGATATATTTCTATGGCATCCCTTATTTCATCTTCATCGTCTACTACAAGCACATTGTATTGTGTCATTGTTATCCCTCACTTCTTTTGAAAATCAAATACATTATACCATCTTTTAAAAAATTGTTCCTATCTACTTCAATTTTACATTAAATTTTTGTAAAATAAACTGTTCAATTTCTTATATTTTTCTTAAGAAAAGCTTTTATTGAATATTATTAAAAATAAACCCCTTAAATAGATTCTCTCTATCCAAGGGGGATTTATACTTCGTTTGTTACTGGAATAAAATTTTTATAATTGCTTAAGTTAGCTTCCTTTGAATAGTCAGAAAGTTTACCTGTGTAGATATGATTGAGCTCCTTTAGATTCATAAAATCATTTGGAGTTACTAATCCAGGTCGTTTATTGAATAGATTTAATCCACTTTTTTCAAGGACTGTAGCTACAAATTGCGAACAAAAATAGCCATATTCCCTTTCAATTGGGACCTTCACGATTACACCTAATAATCCAATAAAGCTATATACATATTTGTCCCTTTCCTTTTCAAATCGTTTGATTACTTTTCTCATTCGGGAATAAACACCTAATTCTACTTCAAGTGAAAAAATAGAGCAGGTGGTCTCACTGAAATATTCGTATATTTTACTGTCTATACCTTCAATAACAAAGCCGCCCCATAAAGGATTATTATATTTTTTTCTCCCAAAGCTATAGAACTGCCTTAAATCTTTGGTAAAAGAGATAGCAACATGATTATATGGTGCCTTGGTATACACTTGTATAATCTTTGTTGGAACTGAGCCCGTATTGGTCAGTAATATATATATTGTTCTTTTTTTGCTCTTAACCTTAAGACCTTCCATAAGAAACTCTCCTACTTCTTTTATCAGATATATTATAATATTGTATCATATTTTAGGTATAAAAGTAATGTCAAAAAATGAGTTAAGAAAATTCCTAACTCATAAGTTAAAAAGCAATATTTATTTTTTGTCCACATTATATCACCTACACTTCGCTGCGCCTAATAACTTCAAATCCATTCATAGCTTCCAGCATGACGTAGTATGAGCGTAGGCCACATTCTGCTGCTTTTTCAATAGTAATTCTGTCCATGTTGAATATTCCTGAAACGTCTCCTTTTTTGAGTAACGAAATAATCTCATCGTCAAACTCTTCACCATAAGGACTGTAGCCATAGGGCCCATCCTCAGTCAGCATATGGGATAAATCTCCACTGGCAATAAACACTGCATCAGTATTGCTGTCTTCTACTGCCTTTTTTATACACATACCAAATCTGTACAGCTGCATTTTAGGCAGCATACCATTAACTACCCTAATTAAATGTTTGCGAAATGATAATATATGTAATACTATTATCATAGAACATTTTAAGGGGTGAACTTTATGGGCTTTTATGAAGAGCTTAGCAGATACTATGATATTATATTTCCAGCTACATCAGATAAGATTGACTTCATAGAAAAAGCAGCTGATAATGGGAAATACGTTCTTGACATTGCCTGTGGAACAGGAAACTATGCAATTGAGCTAGCTAAGAAAGGATATATAGTAGACGGAATAGATCTTGATGCTGCGATGATTGAAGCTGGGAAGAAGAAAGCAAAGAAAGAAGATTTAGATATTAATCTTGTTCAAGGAGATATGAAAGACATTAATGCCTTATTTTCTGAGAAAAAATATGATTTAGCATATTGTATAGGAAATTCATTAGTCCATTTAGACAATGAAGCAGAGATTCAGCACATGATTGATGATATAGGTAAAATCATAGATAATGGCGGAAAACTGCTCATTCAAATAATTAATTATGACAGAATATTAGATTTTGATATAGATCATTTGCCTACAATAAGCAAAAAAGAATTAGGGGTAGAATTTGTCAGAAATTATATCCTTGATAGAGAATCTAGAAAAATATTGTTTAATACTGAAATACATATATCTAATGAAACAGGACGACAGAAATATGAGAACTCTGTAGCTTTACTTCCTTTAAGGAAAGAAGCTTTAGTTAATATAGTGAAGAAGGCTGGATTCAATAATATTAAGGTTTACGGTGGATTTAATGAAGAAGAGTATACAGAAAATTCTTTTGCTACTGTATTAATAGCTGAGAAATAATAAGAACAATGAGCTTTAAAATATGGTTTATGTCTCAAAATTATTTAATAATTACCGATATAACGAATAATATTTTTCAAAAAACAGAAAACTCTAATAAGAGGCTTTCTGTTTTTTGTCTATGTTCATTTTCAAAAATCAATATGTCTTTTAGCTTTTTATGAACCTCTATCATCGTCTTACGTTTCATTTTGTAATCTTTTGCAATTATGATATAATGAGTTAACTATTAATTCGGAAGGGTAATTTTATGATTATTGACTATTCCTACACTAAAAGAAAAATCGATAATATTTCTGGACATATATTTAAAGGGAGAAATTATAGATGTAATTACGTCAGATACAAATCTCTATATAGAAACTGTTCCCCTGGAACTGAAAATGTTGAACTATATTTTTTTGAACCTAAAAAAGAGGTTCGAGCTTCTGCCTTAATTCTTCACGGGTTAGGCAGCAAGAACATAAAATATCTTTTATGGCTTGGTCCTCACTTAGCTAGTGCTGGTGTAAGCACTAGTGTATTAATATTGCCTGGTAATTATACTAGAGTGGAAAACAACTCTATTAGTGGCCGTAGCTATCTTTATCCTGATATTAATACAATGTACCAATTTTGGGAGCATGGAGTAATAGATACCCTTAGTACTATTGATTTATTAGAACAATTAAATTCTTGGAACAAAAATAACATTATTGCTGGATATTGTTTAGGTGGTATGATATCCACAATTGTCGGTGCCATAGATAATAGAATTAACCATTTATTATTTATGACAACAGGAGGTCATATACCTCGTATTTTACATCAATCACCTGCTACTGTGTTTGCAAGAAAAATGTTTGAAAAAGGCTATGGTACGGATTATCATTTAAAGGACGAAAAAATACTTTATGATATTTATGAAGAGCAATTTCCAGAAATAAAGAAAATGTCTTTTGAAGATATAGTATCTAGTGAATATATCCATCCTTTATTTAAAATAGATCCTATTTCCTATGC is part of the Proteiniborus sp. MB09-C3 genome and encodes:
- a CDS encoding response regulator transcription factor, whose protein sequence is MTQYNVLVVDDEDEIRDAIEIYLKNEGIKVFKAKDGLDGLMVLEEEDIHLILMDIMMPRMDGIKATFKIRESKNIPIIMLSAKSEDTDKILGLNVGADDYITKPFNPMELVARVKSQLRRYINLGNYKHSSEEINVNGLILNKDTKMVTVDGEEIRLTPIEYKILELLMENRGRVFSIEEIYERVWKEPYFNADNTVAVHIRRIREKIEINPKEPEYLKVVWGIGYKIEK
- a CDS encoding alpha/beta hydrolase; this translates as MIIDYSYTKRKIDNISGHIFKGRNYRCNYVRYKSLYRNCSPGTENVELYFFEPKKEVRASALILHGLGSKNIKYLLWLGPHLASAGVSTSVLILPGNYTRVENNSISGRSYLYPDINTMYQFWEHGVIDTLSTIDLLEQLNSWNKNNIIAGYCLGGMISTIVGAIDNRINHLLFMTTGGHIPRILHQSPATVFARKMFEKGYGTDYHLKDEKILYDIYEEQFPEIKKMSFEDIVSSEYIHPLFKIDPISYAHLLDMKKVTFIDAYFDSTLPVQSRKILYNEMSEANTKILPISHVNWLPFGYFLAKYILHKLNFNSKEAKKALLIKEIIRNPLEK
- a CDS encoding class I SAM-dependent methyltransferase, producing MGFYEELSRYYDIIFPATSDKIDFIEKAADNGKYVLDIACGTGNYAIELAKKGYIVDGIDLDAAMIEAGKKKAKKEDLDINLVQGDMKDINALFSEKKYDLAYCIGNSLVHLDNEAEIQHMIDDIGKIIDNGGKLLIQIINYDRILDFDIDHLPTISKKELGVEFVRNYILDRESRKILFNTEIHISNETGRQKYENSVALLPLRKEALVNIVKKAGFNNIKVYGGFNEEEYTENSFATVLIAEK
- the amrB gene encoding AmmeMemoRadiSam system protein B, giving the protein MIIVLHILSFRKHLIRVVNGMLPKMQLYRFGMCIKKAVEDSNTDAVFIASGDLSHMLTEDGPYGYSPYGEEFDDEIISLLKKGDVSGIFNMDRITIEKAAECGLRSYYVMLEAMNGFEVIRRSEV